The genomic interval GCGGCGCGCCGCAGCACCCGCGCGCAAACGGGTCGCGGCCGACGCCCAGGCCGGTCCGGGCTCCGCTGCGTCCGTCGCGGACGTCCGCGAACCCACCGCGCACCACGTCCCCGTGACCGTCGGGGCCGCCGTTCCCGAGCCCGCCCCGCACGCCTCGATCGGCCGCATCCCCGTCGTCGAGGTCTCCCCCGTCGTCGAGGGCGGGCGCTGGACCGCCAAGGCGAGCGTCGGCGAGGTCGTGCCCGTGGAGGCGACCGTGTTCCGCGAGGGTCACGACGCCGTCAACGCGACGGCGGTGCTCGTCGCGCCCGACGGCACCGTCCGCCAGACGGCCCCCATGCGCGACATCGCACCGGGCCTCGACCGCTTCCAGGGGTTCCTCCAGCCCGACGCCGAGGGCGACTGGTCGTTCCGTGTCGAGGCGTGGGGCGACCCGTACGCGACGTGGGCGCACGACGCGACGGTCAAGTTCGAGGCCGGCATCGACCAGGAGCTCATGCTCGCCGAGGGCGTGCTGCTGTTCGAGCGCATCACCGCGCCCGAGGAGCAGGCCGCCCGCAGCCCCGAGGACGCTGCGACCCTCGCCGAGGCCGCGCAGATCCTCGGTGACACGAGCCGGCTGCCCGAGGCTCGCCTCGCGATCGCCACCACGCAGGCGGTCCGGGACGCCCTGACGCGCAGCCCGCTGCGCGAGATGGTCTCGCCGAGCGCCACATACCCGCTGCGGGTGCACCGCCGTCGGGCGCTGTACGGCTCGTGGTACGAGATCTTCCCGCGCTCGGAGGGCGCCGTGCGCGGCGAGGACGGCACGTGGACGTCGGGCACGTTCACGACGGCGGCACGACGCCTGCCCGCCATCGCCGGCATGGGCTTCGACGTCGTGTACCTGACGCCGGTCAGCCCCATCGGCACGCAGTTCCGCAAGGGCCGCAACAACTCGCTCGACGCCAAGCCGGGCGACCCCGGCAGCCCCTACGCCATCGGCGCGGCCGAGGGCGGGCACGACGCCATCCACCCCGACCTGGGCACCGAGGACGACTTCCGGGCGTTCGTGCAGGCTGCGGCCGACAACGGTCTCGAGGTCGCCCTCGACCTGGCCCTGCAGTGCTCGCCCGACCACCCGTGGGTCACCGCACATCCGGAGTGGTTCAGGACGCGCGCCGACGGCACCATCGCCTACGCCGAGAACCCGCCCAAGAAGTACCAGGACATCTACCCGCTGTACTTCGACAACGACCCGGTCGGGCTGCGCGAGGAGATCCTGCGCGTCGTCGAGGTGTGGATCGAGCGCGGGGTGACGCTGTTCCGCGTCGACAACCCGCACACCAAGCCGCTCGACTTCTGGGAGTGGCTGCTCGCGCAGGTGCACGCCAGGCACCCGCACGTGCTGTTCCTGTCCGAGGCGTTCACCAAGCCCGCGATGATGGCGACCCTCGCCCGCATCGGGTTCCACCAGTCGTACACGTACTTCACGTGGCGCAACCACAAGGACGAGATCCTCGACTACCTGCAGGAGGTCTCCGGGCCGCAGGGCTCGGTCATGCGCCCGTCGTTCTGGCCGACGACGCACGACATCCTCCCGCCCTACCTCCAGCACGGCGGCGTCGGCGGCTTCGCCGTGCGTGCCGTCCTGGCCGCCACCGGCAGCCCGACCTGGGGCATCTACTCCGGCTACGAGCTCGTGGAGAACGTGCCGCGACCGGGCGTCGAGGAACAGGTCGACAACGAGAAGTACGAGTTCAAGCCGCGCCCCTGGGAGCACGCGGACGGCATCGGCATCTCGCGGCTGCTGACCCGGCTCAACGAGGTGCGCCGCGAGCATCCCGCGCTCCAGCAGCTGCGCAACCTCGCGGTGCACCAGTCCGACAACGGCAACGTCCTGGTGTACTCGCGGCGCGTGCGCGCCGAGCACCTGCCGCTCGCGAGCGGCGACCCCGCCGCGGAGCCCGGGCAC from Xylanimonas allomyrinae carries:
- a CDS encoding alpha-1,4-glucan--maltose-1-phosphate maltosyltransferase; protein product: MTVGAAVPEPAPHASIGRIPVVEVSPVVEGGRWTAKASVGEVVPVEATVFREGHDAVNATAVLVAPDGTVRQTAPMRDIAPGLDRFQGFLQPDAEGDWSFRVEAWGDPYATWAHDATVKFEAGIDQELMLAEGVLLFERITAPEEQAARSPEDAATLAEAAQILGDTSRLPEARLAIATTQAVRDALTRSPLREMVSPSATYPLRVHRRRALYGSWYEIFPRSEGAVRGEDGTWTSGTFTTAARRLPAIAGMGFDVVYLTPVSPIGTQFRKGRNNSLDAKPGDPGSPYAIGAAEGGHDAIHPDLGTEDDFRAFVQAAADNGLEVALDLALQCSPDHPWVTAHPEWFRTRADGTIAYAENPPKKYQDIYPLYFDNDPVGLREEILRVVEVWIERGVTLFRVDNPHTKPLDFWEWLLAQVHARHPHVLFLSEAFTKPAMMATLARIGFHQSYTYFTWRNHKDEILDYLQEVSGPQGSVMRPSFWPTTHDILPPYLQHGGVGGFAVRAVLAATGSPTWGIYSGYELVENVPRPGVEEQVDNEKYEFKPRPWEHADGIGISRLLTRLNEVRREHPALQQLRNLAVHQSDNGNVLVYSRRVRAEHLPLASGDPAAEPGHSDDVVLVVLNLDPWGAQESTIHLDLDALGLTPPPGTDGSAAFFEARDLLTGASYPWGAHPFVRLDPRAQVAHVLQVGRG